A genomic segment from Fibrobacter sp. UWT2 encodes:
- a CDS encoding FISUMP domain-containing protein → MKKNFFCLSLLLSTLFYVIGCGDSDSSSARAEDDLSSSSEAEDDDSQDKSSGSSKSSSSTTDGSSSSKSVFKTRPDKVEFKQGTFVDERDGQEYKTVTIGNQTWMAENLNYKIESESWCIEEGEKGCKKFGRAYTWVGVLDTANSRCHPDKECEYPFQGACPKGWHVPVLSEWDTLVSVVAQKKKDDDSYTGVAYLFLAKEDCYYCGSDDYGFSIMTKKDSLSRLTQFFTSNNFNYENIYYVYGYRRGVYVDIDLYDIDIHGVDRSSTYPKMVRCVKDEIARPDITKPETVKSTAPGCEDAKWQPRVQPCNDLTTDNCVYQDGGVKIGENVWKKGATNTTPYYDGATCGDGWYVADSLDWENLFKDVGGKCFASLMLKSSSGWNAGNGINAYGLNITPTGHYDVWVDHAKKTARLDYREFEGERSDAGFFVYAEDNKYRNVFVFGSTQEVYWSSRTSTSANLLCIKGYREDVKADPEKEVLINPDFDYGEFKDPRDNQVYKTTIIGQQKWMAQNLRYETDNSITVEAKKYGQHYTYEDALEACPAGWHLPSQAEFDTLIYIGAKEYKSRRLLSKDEASYLTDVTGFSMGLIASEDYSRQHYTASFWSSTKITDTTAAILYAYRNSSDTLYTPEARMRQHKSVRCVNDTSFTYGYSGKYEVLEDARDGQTYKAVEIGGSTWMVENLNFASDSSYCQMDSCDVYGRHYKYPFTSEDSVALCPDGWHISTTADWEKLLANTYEKDSTSAGLRNAFAWPMKVQGDNAYGFNALPNGCYNDYDFGSPRTVACFGVETAEDETAYYYRMSENKVVRDSINSANYYGIRCVKNPE, encoded by the coding sequence ATGAAGAAAAATTTTTTCTGTCTAAGTTTGCTATTGTCGACCCTCTTCTATGTGATAGGGTGTGGAGATAGCGATTCATCGTCCGCTCGTGCAGAAGATGATCTGTCTTCTTCATCTGAAGCAGAGGATGACGATTCTCAGGACAAGAGTAGCGGTAGCTCAAAAAGTAGTTCTTCTACGACAGACGGGTCTTCGTCGAGTAAGTCGGTCTTCAAGACCAGACCAGACAAAGTCGAATTCAAACAGGGAACGTTCGTTGATGAGCGTGATGGTCAGGAATATAAAACCGTTACTATCGGGAATCAGACCTGGATGGCGGAAAACCTGAACTACAAAATAGAATCGGAAAGCTGGTGCATTGAGGAAGGGGAGAAAGGCTGTAAAAAATTCGGAAGGGCCTATACGTGGGTTGGTGTTTTGGATACGGCCAATAGCCGCTGTCATCCTGACAAGGAATGTGAATACCCGTTCCAGGGAGCTTGCCCCAAGGGGTGGCATGTCCCGGTTCTCAGTGAATGGGATACTCTTGTTTCTGTGGTAGCCCAGAAAAAGAAAGATGACGATTCCTATACGGGTGTCGCTTATCTTTTCTTGGCTAAGGAAGATTGTTATTACTGCGGTTCGGATGATTATGGATTTTCCATTATGACGAAAAAGGATTCCTTGTCCCGATTGACGCAGTTCTTTACCTCGAATAATTTTAATTACGAGAACATTTACTATGTGTATGGTTATAGGCGCGGCGTTTATGTAGATATTGATTTGTATGACATCGATATACATGGCGTAGACAGATCTTCTACATATCCGAAAATGGTGCGTTGCGTCAAGGATGAAATCGCCCGCCCCGATATCACCAAGCCCGAAACCGTCAAATCGACTGCACCCGGTTGCGAAGATGCGAAATGGCAACCGAGAGTTCAACCTTGCAATGACCTGACGACGGACAATTGCGTCTATCAGGATGGTGGCGTGAAAATCGGAGAAAATGTCTGGAAGAAAGGCGCTACCAACACGACTCCGTACTACGATGGCGCTACATGTGGTGACGGCTGGTATGTTGCCGACAGCCTTGATTGGGAAAACCTGTTTAAGGATGTTGGCGGAAAGTGCTTTGCCTCGCTGATGCTGAAGTCTTCGTCGGGATGGAATGCCGGAAACGGAATAAACGCTTACGGTCTGAACATTACGCCCACGGGACATTACGATGTGTGGGTTGACCATGCAAAGAAAACGGCCCGTCTCGATTATCGTGAATTCGAAGGTGAAAGATCCGATGCCGGCTTCTTTGTCTATGCGGAAGACAACAAATATCGCAATGTGTTTGTTTTCGGTTCAACTCAAGAGGTTTATTGGAGCAGCAGGACGTCGACTTCTGCAAACCTCCTTTGCATCAAGGGATATAGAGAAGATGTGAAGGCGGATCCCGAAAAAGAAGTACTCATCAATCCTGATTTTGATTATGGTGAATTTAAGGACCCGCGCGATAATCAAGTCTACAAGACGACTATTATCGGTCAGCAGAAGTGGATGGCGCAGAACCTTCGCTACGAAACCGATAACAGTATCACGGTAGAGGCGAAGAAATACGGACAGCATTATACTTACGAAGATGCTCTCGAAGCGTGCCCTGCCGGCTGGCATTTGCCTTCTCAGGCGGAATTCGATACCTTGATTTATATCGGTGCAAAGGAATACAAGAGTAGAAGGCTCCTTAGTAAGGATGAAGCCTCGTACCTTACCGATGTGACGGGATTTTCGATGGGACTTATTGCAAGCGAAGATTATTCTCGCCAGCATTATACCGCCTCGTTCTGGTCAAGTACCAAAATTACGGATACCACGGCGGCAATCCTGTACGCCTATCGCAATTCTTCGGACACCCTGTATACACCTGAGGCAAGAATGAGGCAGCATAAGAGTGTTCGTTGCGTTAACGATACTTCGTTTACTTACGGTTATTCGGGAAAGTATGAAGTCCTTGAAGATGCTCGTGATGGACAGACTTACAAGGCTGTGGAAATTGGCGGTTCGACTTGGATGGTCGAGAACCTGAATTTTGCGTCGGACAGTAGCTATTGCCAGATGGATTCTTGCGATGTTTACGGAAGACATTATAAGTACCCGTTCACGTCGGAAGATAGCGTGGCCTTGTGCCCTGATGGCTGGCATATTTCAACCACGGCTGATTGGGAAAAGCTGCTTGCCAATACTTACGAAAAGGATTCGACTTCGGCCGGCTTGAGGAATGCTTTTGCATGGCCGATGAAGGTTCAAGGTGACAATGCATATGGCTTCAATGCCTTGCCGAACGGATGCTATAATGATTATGATTTCGGCTCGCCCCGCACGGTTGCTTGCTTTGGAGTAGAAACCGCTGAGGACGAAACCGCATATTACTATCGCATGTCGGAAAATAAAGTCGTACGGGATTCAATCAATTCGGCCAATTACTACGGAATTCGCTGCGTCAAGAATCCGGAGTAG
- a CDS encoding class I SAM-dependent methyltransferase codes for MESLTAKLCAFARAWHSLQSDHTVFNDFLAFDLMGREEYENVSRLILKRFPQESENSVEYFNRKYFLPIVLSRSRFAEDRVKLLARSGKIQYVICGAGVDTFSFRNKDPNVEVFELDLLPTQNYKKNRIRELKWSVSENVHFVAIDFSKDSIVERLVANGFDCKKPTVISILGVSYYLPLPVFAETVRQFSEIASTGISIVFDYLQKDAYSNSVQELRKIVADCGETMAEGYLDREVFEVLERYGFKVDEFLGENALQQRYFLMGNLKAFDSVRLIAAVK; via the coding sequence ATGGAAAGTTTAACAGCAAAATTATGCGCATTTGCACGAGCCTGGCATTCTCTACAATCGGACCATACCGTTTTCAATGACTTTTTGGCGTTCGACCTGATGGGCCGCGAGGAGTACGAAAATGTTTCGCGCTTGATTCTAAAGCGGTTTCCGCAGGAATCAGAAAATTCGGTCGAATATTTCAACCGGAAATACTTCCTCCCGATTGTACTTTCGAGGAGTCGCTTCGCCGAAGATCGCGTTAAGCTCCTTGCCCGTTCGGGAAAGATTCAATATGTAATTTGCGGTGCGGGCGTAGACACGTTCTCGTTCCGCAACAAAGACCCGAATGTTGAAGTTTTTGAACTGGATTTGCTGCCGACGCAAAACTACAAGAAAAATCGCATTCGCGAACTCAAGTGGAGCGTTTCGGAGAATGTCCATTTTGTGGCGATTGACTTCAGCAAGGACAGCATTGTCGAAAGACTTGTCGCAAATGGCTTTGACTGCAAAAAACCGACAGTCATTAGTATTCTGGGCGTTTCGTATTACCTTCCACTGCCTGTTTTTGCGGAAACCGTGCGCCAGTTTTCAGAGATTGCATCAACCGGCATTTCGATTGTATTTGATTACCTGCAAAAAGATGCCTATTCGAATTCGGTTCAGGAATTGCGAAAAATTGTTGCTGATTGCGGCGAAACCATGGCCGAAGGCTACTTGGACCGCGAAGTTTTCGAGGTGCTTGAGCGTTACGGATTCAAGGTCGACGAATTTCTCGGCGAAAATGCGCTACAGCAGCGGTATTTTCTGATGGGAAACCTGAAGGCGTTCGATTCCGTGCGCCTGATCGCAGCTGTAAAGTAG
- a CDS encoding NifB/NifX family molybdenum-iron cluster-binding protein, with translation MAKYRVAVATNDGENVNVHFGHAAAFDVYEVDEESGKFEKVEVRVKPEHCDGTCGDGACGQRDVERSSMFSAAKNLADLDYVLCSQLGPQAVQALTRFNVRAFDIALPIAEAIAKINVYRKKIAERTQRLKGLQDK, from the coding sequence ATGGCTAAATATAGAGTTGCAGTCGCTACAAACGATGGCGAAAATGTCAATGTTCACTTTGGGCATGCCGCGGCGTTCGACGTCTACGAAGTCGATGAAGAAAGCGGAAAATTTGAAAAAGTCGAAGTCCGCGTTAAGCCGGAGCATTGCGACGGCACATGCGGCGATGGTGCTTGCGGTCAGCGAGATGTAGAACGTTCATCTATGTTCTCGGCCGCGAAAAATCTAGCCGATTTAGATTACGTTCTTTGCTCGCAGCTTGGCCCGCAGGCGGTGCAGGCTTTAACGCGCTTTAACGTGCGCGCTTTTGATATCGCGCTCCCCATCGCCGAAGCGATTGCCAAAATCAACGTATACCGCAAAAAGATTGCGGAACGTACCCAGAGACTCAAGGGATTACAGGATAAATAA
- a CDS encoding radical SAM protein, producing the protein MATSQETVFREHPCFGACKNRKGRIHLPVAPGCNIECRFCDRRINEDAQVPGNTSKVIKPEEACGYIRKALEYVPELTTVGIAGPGDTLATPFALDTFRLVKKEFPQLIRCMSTNGLLLNDKADEVIDVGIDSLTVTVNAVDPEIEAMINARIFYHGKTYTGVEAAEILIHNQLEGIRKVAKSGTLIKVNTVLCPGINDKHIEDVAATVREAGAIMYNIIPLIPQNGFKDIPAPTPKTLAIAQEQAGVFINVFKHCAHCRADAVGVPGVYDVGAQIYMDRIRVKETFSHG; encoded by the coding sequence ATGGCAACCAGTCAAGAAACAGTTTTTAGAGAACACCCGTGTTTTGGTGCTTGCAAAAACCGAAAGGGGCGCATTCATTTGCCCGTCGCCCCGGGTTGCAACATCGAGTGCCGTTTTTGTGATAGGCGCATTAACGAAGATGCTCAGGTACCGGGAAATACGAGTAAGGTGATTAAACCCGAAGAGGCATGCGGGTACATTCGCAAGGCTCTGGAATATGTGCCGGAACTTACGACAGTGGGAATCGCTGGCCCAGGCGACACCTTGGCAACTCCTTTTGCGCTAGATACATTCCGCTTGGTAAAAAAGGAATTCCCGCAGCTGATTCGCTGCATGAGCACCAATGGGCTTTTGCTGAATGACAAGGCAGACGAAGTCATCGATGTGGGCATTGATTCGCTCACGGTTACGGTGAATGCCGTGGACCCTGAAATCGAGGCGATGATCAATGCAAGAATTTTCTACCACGGTAAAACCTATACGGGCGTAGAAGCCGCAGAAATTCTGATTCACAACCAGCTCGAAGGCATTCGCAAAGTTGCAAAGAGTGGAACGCTTATCAAAGTGAATACGGTTCTTTGCCCGGGCATTAACGACAAGCACATCGAAGATGTGGCGGCCACCGTGCGCGAAGCGGGTGCGATTATGTACAATATCATTCCCTTGATTCCGCAAAACGGCTTTAAGGATATTCCTGCTCCGACACCAAAGACACTTGCGATTGCGCAGGAACAGGCGGGCGTATTCATCAACGTATTCAAGCATTGCGCCCATTGCCGTGCCGATGCCGTTGGCGTCCCAGGCGTTTACGATGTCGGCGCGCAAATCTACATGGACCGTATCCGTGTAAAGGAGACTTTCTCTCATGGCTAA
- the nifH gene encoding nitrogenase iron protein, with product MSKKLRQIAIYGKGGIGKSTTTQNLTAGLVEQGKHVLVVGCDPKADSTRLLLGGLHQKTVLDTIRDNKTEIQLSDLEKVGFKGVRCVESGGPEPGVGCAGRGIITSISMLEQLGAYTEDLDYVFYDVLGDVVCGGFAMPIREGKAKEIYIVASGEMMALYAANNICKGIAKYAQHGEVRLGGIICNSRNVDNELDLLRAFTKELNTQLIQYVPRNNIVQQAEIRKKTVIEFEPKSSQANVYRELAKNIDENELFTIPTPMTQDRLEQILIDYGMMEKDYQI from the coding sequence ATGTCTAAGAAATTACGTCAAATCGCTATTTACGGAAAGGGTGGCATCGGTAAGTCCACCACGACTCAAAACCTGACCGCAGGCCTTGTAGAACAGGGGAAACACGTTCTTGTGGTCGGTTGCGACCCCAAAGCAGACTCTACCCGCCTTTTGCTCGGCGGCCTTCATCAAAAGACCGTGCTTGACACCATTCGTGACAACAAAACCGAAATTCAGCTTTCCGACCTTGAAAAGGTCGGCTTCAAGGGCGTGCGTTGCGTAGAATCCGGTGGCCCGGAACCGGGCGTGGGTTGCGCAGGCCGTGGCATTATTACCTCGATTAGCATGCTCGAACAGCTCGGTGCCTATACCGAAGACCTTGATTACGTTTTCTACGATGTGTTGGGCGACGTGGTGTGCGGCGGTTTCGCCATGCCGATTCGTGAAGGAAAGGCCAAGGAAATTTACATCGTGGCCTCCGGCGAAATGATGGCCCTTTATGCGGCAAACAATATTTGTAAGGGTATCGCCAAGTATGCCCAGCACGGCGAAGTGCGCTTGGGCGGTATCATCTGTAATAGCCGTAATGTGGATAACGAACTTGACCTGCTCCGTGCATTCACCAAGGAACTCAACACGCAGCTCATTCAGTACGTGCCGCGCAACAACATTGTGCAACAGGCCGAAATCCGCAAGAAGACCGTAATTGAATTTGAACCCAAGTCCAGCCAGGCGAACGTCTACCGTGAACTTGCCAAGAACATCGACGAAAATGAACTCTTTACCATTCCGACCCCGATGACGCAGGACCGTTTGGAACAGATTCTCATCGATTACGGCATGATGGAAAAAGACTACCAGATTTAA
- a CDS encoding nitrogenase component 1: MAKTNINLNMTSVENREYRLGTIIGWDGKASDLIKESAYDERSAKKHGGCAGKGSGCKLCELNSPLNQETMCSNAIVQCQVGNLTDCALIDHSPIGCSGENSKFNLSMHNGLRRRGKPLQNTLNISTNLKEKDMVFGASEKLRQTILDAKERFNPKAIFIGMACATAIIGEDIDSIAEEMEPEVGVPIIPLHCEGFRSKHWSTGFDVAFHGVLRQIVERHPTKKQNDLINIVALWGSDYFSEMLAPLGLRVNYLLDTASFEEIRQASEAVATATFCDTLGGYMATALEESFGVPQIDAPQPYGIKGTDAWLRAIAKVVGKEKEAEEYIESEHKRIAPKLAELREFFKGKNGIVMTGSAYAHGLISVLSELGIGHDAALVFHHDPVYDGGGEHQDTLKELVETYGDIPHYTVSKTRAFQLPQLLKRAKTDFLLIRHPGLASVAGHLGFPTLTMGDEHIPVGYQGILRIGEMLKGVIARTKFNQVLKRNVKLPYSDWWLAQDDPFYLTHHPEALEDLPEPRNLKLKIGTESNSTSA, from the coding sequence ATGGCCAAGACTAATATTAATTTGAACATGACCTCAGTCGAAAACCGCGAATATCGACTGGGTACAATTATCGGCTGGGACGGCAAGGCAAGCGACCTGATCAAGGAATCGGCCTATGACGAACGCAGCGCGAAAAAGCATGGCGGCTGCGCAGGCAAGGGCTCGGGCTGCAAACTTTGCGAATTGAATTCCCCGCTGAACCAAGAAACAATGTGCTCTAACGCAATTGTGCAGTGTCAAGTGGGAAACCTTACGGACTGCGCCCTGATTGACCATTCTCCTATCGGTTGCAGCGGCGAAAACTCCAAGTTTAACCTCTCGATGCATAACGGCCTTCGTCGTCGTGGAAAGCCCCTGCAGAATACGCTGAACATCAGTACGAACCTGAAAGAAAAGGACATGGTTTTCGGCGCTTCTGAAAAGCTCCGCCAAACCATCCTCGACGCAAAGGAACGCTTTAACCCCAAGGCGATTTTCATCGGTATGGCTTGCGCTACCGCTATTATTGGCGAAGACATTGACTCTATCGCCGAAGAAATGGAGCCGGAAGTCGGCGTGCCTATTATTCCACTGCATTGCGAAGGTTTCCGTTCCAAGCACTGGTCTACGGGTTTTGACGTCGCTTTCCATGGTGTGCTTCGCCAGATTGTGGAACGCCACCCGACCAAGAAACAGAATGACTTGATCAACATTGTTGCCCTTTGGGGTTCGGACTATTTCTCCGAAATGCTTGCTCCGCTCGGATTGCGCGTGAACTACCTTCTGGACACCGCCTCTTTCGAAGAAATTCGCCAAGCCTCCGAAGCAGTCGCTACCGCAACCTTCTGCGATACGTTAGGCGGCTACATGGCAACAGCACTTGAAGAATCTTTCGGTGTTCCGCAGATTGATGCTCCGCAGCCTTACGGCATCAAGGGTACTGATGCTTGGCTCCGCGCTATCGCAAAGGTGGTCGGCAAAGAAAAAGAAGCCGAAGAATACATCGAAAGCGAACACAAGCGCATTGCCCCGAAGCTTGCCGAACTCCGCGAATTTTTCAAGGGCAAGAACGGCATCGTGATGACGGGTTCTGCATACGCACATGGCCTCATCAGCGTGCTTTCGGAACTGGGAATCGGTCACGATGCAGCTCTCGTATTCCACCACGACCCCGTTTACGACGGCGGTGGCGAACATCAGGATACCTTGAAGGAATTGGTCGAAACCTACGGCGACATTCCGCACTATACCGTCAGTAAGACTCGCGCCTTCCAGCTTCCGCAGCTTCTGAAGCGCGCCAAGACAGACTTCTTGCTCATTCGCCATCCGGGTCTCGCCTCTGTCGCGGGCCATCTCGGATTCCCGACCCTTACCATGGGCGACGAACATATTCCGGTAGGCTATCAGGGCATTCTCCGTATCGGCGAAATGCTCAAGGGCGTGATTGCACGTACCAAGTTTAACCAGGTGCTTAAACGCAACGTGAAACTTCCGTATTCCGACTGGTGGCTTGCTCAGGACGACCCGTTCTACCTGACGCACCATCCGGAAGCACTTGAAGATTTGCCGGAACCGAGAAATCTCAAACTGAAAATTGGTACAGAATCCAATTCGACTAGCGCATAA
- a CDS encoding nitrogenase component 1 produces the protein MATIQKKKSNSISDPRYACAVGASHTVVAIKGAVPIANCSPGCQLKQTAFLTFENGFQGSIYAGAGNMPSANSTENDIVFGGIKTLDQLIKSTLKVFNGDLYVVLTGCVGGLIGDDVSTLVRNYRDLGYPIVSVDTAGFKGNNLFGHEEVVNAIVDQFVGDYSGERKKGLVNLWFETPYYNQNWRGDYQEIARILRGAGLEVNVLFGPENNGVADWLRIPEAQFNLVISPWVGVRNAEHLQEKYGQPFLHIPEIPLGAEATSEFIRKVVEFAGIDKEQSEKFIKEENRIYYYYLEHFSEFFAEYWFGMPSEFAITADSAYTLAYTKFLVDQIGLIPRKAIISDDPPQKFREQIENAFHNISEGVDVDVEFEEDGYLIEKSIKEVNFSSGKPLILASSWEINIANEKNALLFEITPPSSETLIINRSFVGYKGALNLLEKIYSTSVGGK, from the coding sequence ATGGCTACAATTCAAAAGAAAAAAAGTAATTCTATTTCGGACCCCCGATACGCTTGCGCAGTTGGTGCATCTCATACTGTTGTCGCTATTAAGGGTGCAGTTCCTATTGCCAACTGCTCTCCGGGTTGCCAGCTTAAGCAAACCGCATTCCTCACGTTTGAAAACGGTTTCCAGGGTAGCATTTATGCCGGTGCCGGTAACATGCCGAGCGCAAACTCTACCGAAAACGACATCGTTTTTGGCGGCATCAAGACTTTGGATCAGTTGATTAAATCGACGCTCAAGGTGTTCAATGGCGATCTCTACGTTGTGCTTACCGGTTGTGTGGGCGGCCTTATCGGTGATGACGTTTCCACGTTGGTGCGCAATTACCGCGATTTGGGTTACCCGATTGTGTCTGTCGATACTGCCGGCTTCAAGGGCAACAACCTTTTCGGTCACGAAGAAGTCGTAAACGCTATCGTCGACCAGTTCGTGGGCGATTACAGCGGCGAACGCAAAAAGGGCCTGGTAAACCTTTGGTTCGAAACTCCCTACTACAACCAGAACTGGCGTGGTGACTACCAGGAAATCGCCCGCATTTTGCGCGGCGCAGGTTTAGAAGTCAATGTGCTGTTCGGACCCGAAAATAACGGCGTCGCGGACTGGCTGCGCATTCCCGAGGCCCAATTCAACTTGGTGATTTCTCCGTGGGTGGGCGTTCGAAACGCAGAACACCTCCAGGAAAAATACGGTCAGCCGTTCCTGCACATTCCTGAAATTCCGCTCGGCGCCGAAGCGACTAGCGAATTTATCCGTAAAGTTGTCGAATTTGCCGGAATTGACAAGGAACAGAGCGAAAAGTTCATCAAGGAAGAAAACAGAATTTATTACTACTATCTGGAACACTTCTCCGAATTTTTCGCCGAATACTGGTTCGGTATGCCCAGCGAATTTGCCATTACCGCAGATTCCGCCTACACGCTTGCCTACACCAAGTTCCTCGTAGACCAAATCGGTCTTATTCCGCGCAAGGCTATCATCAGTGACGATCCTCCGCAGAAGTTCCGCGAACAAATCGAAAATGCCTTCCACAACATTAGCGAAGGTGTCGATGTCGACGTGGAATTTGAAGAAGATGGCTACCTGATTGAAAAGTCTATTAAGGAAGTGAATTTCTCTTCTGGAAAGCCTTTGATTCTCGCCTCTTCGTGGGAAATCAATATCGCCAACGAAAAGAATGCATTGCTTTTCGAAATCACTCCGCCCTCTAGCGAAACGTTGATTATCAATCGCAGCTTCGTTGGTTACAAGGGTGCGCTTAATTTGCTCGAAAAGATTTATAGCACTTCTGTCGGTGGCAAATAA